The Pontibacter pudoricolor genome contains a region encoding:
- a CDS encoding T9SS type A sorting domain-containing protein — protein sequence MTQGELHTGVNKIIILGDRTGDGWVSGTVNRQHAFASGTAYAFNSRFSTMAFTGGTGVTDATMKTGTATLPTGFLSGKSINRLYEITVATGTYTTASLQLQYQDAELNGCVEDGLKLYYSPTGSGTWTSASRHAYDASQNWVRRNNVTNLAGFWTLTDNPSTYKWDGTESIAWEDGRNWEVITDGVSTRGITGPISSDFVILGENTPVEQRQPTITTAEWVRDISFKAPNQMTLTMSAGSLRTNYNIAAVGAGSAIQHNLIANAQTITIGGNLILNDGSVGNNLSVTGTAATINLTGNLEQHQTGNITLGNSNLNIGGNYNYTAGNFAADAGTVTYNGAGAQLVAGLPYHHLTIAKAAGAATLSSAATQSITGGLTVTGGTMVLDVPTINVAGNVSLTAGILQGNASTIDLKGNWNRTGGTYTPGTSTVAFSGTNPQTVAGTTFYNLNKTTANTLTTTGNSTLSGNLAVQSGTLVLDGHTMDRTSAGGALTLVDGATLRVNTVNYPASYSTNALGANSTVIYSGGTSGIAGVTYGNLILQEAATRPLLSNARVANRMTIASDAALSNPASVYTLTLDTDLINNGTINAVNTDLIFTSATASLNGTGTGATAVRNLTINAGSSLTVSKNITLHGSLANNGNSFSAPANWVDFRGNAAATITSASPVTINELFINKTGPATAVSLYADINGLQTIQVASGTLDARNRILTKKASSGTGLTIANAATMKVAGTNSLPLLDTYSLQPASTVVYNGSHQTIKSVQYGHLDLQSIGTATFEDGIAKVAGNMTKGAEANVVTPQTIEFNGNGPQQMPGINYKNLSIAAAGTKTLMGNALIDESLSFDINLTGTTIVTGLNEVELGANANLVGEANERRILGTIKTTRSVGAGINNFGGMGITIAQVVDAGMSTMTRVTGPTAVQEGKSIGRLFHFEPSTGKGKFNAAVTVTYFDAELSANTAEYEEQLELVGSIGPGFGWYSWSSPEQLDMSTNTISVSGINSINYMTINNRITPLPVELLYFKATKQDNVAVLEWKTASEKSNSGFEVEVSADGYSYQKIGFVQSVAGTSAIAQNYSFTDNRNGKNGMLYYRLRQVDEDGTFKFYGPRTVNFGTVTKTAIVAYPNPFESEIKLAVEAINAGKAKLTLYTPTGKILKQHEELLAKGSSVLQLSLNQNLPRGLYLLTIEQNGEVETLKLIKN from the coding sequence ATGACGCAGGGCGAGCTACACACAGGTGTAAACAAAATAATTATACTCGGCGACAGAACCGGAGATGGCTGGGTTTCAGGCACAGTAAACAGGCAGCATGCATTCGCTTCAGGTACTGCCTATGCCTTTAACTCCCGGTTTTCCACAATGGCTTTTACCGGTGGCACGGGCGTAACAGATGCTACCATGAAAACCGGCACCGCAACTTTACCGACAGGTTTTTTAAGTGGGAAATCTATAAACAGGCTCTATGAAATAACCGTAGCCACGGGCACGTATACCACGGCAAGTTTACAGCTGCAGTACCAGGATGCTGAGTTAAACGGTTGTGTTGAAGATGGCCTGAAACTATACTACTCCCCAACCGGGTCTGGTACCTGGACGAGCGCCAGCCGACATGCCTACGATGCTTCGCAGAACTGGGTAAGACGCAATAATGTAACCAACCTTGCAGGTTTCTGGACCCTAACGGATAACCCGAGTACTTACAAATGGGATGGAACCGAAAGCATTGCCTGGGAAGACGGCAGGAACTGGGAAGTAATAACAGATGGAGTCTCAACCCGTGGAATTACAGGGCCGATCAGCTCAGATTTTGTGATACTGGGGGAGAATACACCTGTAGAGCAACGTCAGCCAACTATAACCACAGCCGAATGGGTGCGGGATATCAGCTTTAAAGCGCCAAACCAGATGACGCTCACCATGTCGGCGGGGTCACTCAGAACAAACTATAACATTGCCGCAGTTGGAGCAGGATCAGCAATACAGCACAACCTAATCGCTAATGCGCAAACTATAACTATAGGTGGTAATCTTATCTTAAACGATGGTAGTGTGGGTAACAATCTTTCGGTTACAGGCACAGCAGCAACTATAAACCTGACCGGAAACCTGGAGCAACACCAAACCGGCAACATAACCTTAGGCAACAGCAACCTTAACATAGGCGGAAACTATAACTATACAGCCGGTAATTTTGCAGCAGATGCAGGTACCGTAACGTACAATGGAGCGGGCGCGCAGCTAGTGGCAGGTTTGCCTTATCATCATTTAACTATAGCAAAAGCAGCAGGAGCAGCCACGCTGTCATCGGCAGCTACACAAAGCATAACCGGTGGTTTAACAGTTACAGGAGGCACAATGGTGCTGGATGTCCCAACTATAAACGTAGCCGGTAATGTATCTTTAACAGCCGGTATACTGCAGGGCAATGCTTCAACTATAGATCTGAAAGGCAATTGGAACAGAACAGGCGGTACCTACACGCCGGGCACCAGTACGGTGGCTTTTTCTGGCACAAATCCGCAGACAGTAGCCGGAACAACATTTTATAATCTGAACAAAACAACTGCCAATACACTAACAACAACAGGCAATTCAACTTTAAGCGGGAACCTGGCTGTGCAAAGCGGCACGTTGGTACTGGATGGCCACACGATGGACAGAACTTCTGCCGGCGGAGCGCTTACACTTGTTGACGGGGCTACCCTTCGGGTAAATACTGTTAACTACCCTGCCAGCTATAGCACAAACGCACTAGGAGCGAATAGCACTGTTATTTACTCGGGTGGTACTTCCGGTATAGCGGGCGTAACATACGGAAACCTGATTTTGCAGGAAGCTGCAACAAGACCACTGTTAAGTAACGCACGCGTGGCCAACCGGATGACCATTGCCAGTGACGCTGCATTAAGTAATCCGGCATCGGTTTATACGTTAACCTTGGATACGGACCTGATCAATAACGGAACTATAAATGCAGTAAACACAGACCTCATCTTTACCAGTGCAACAGCCAGCCTGAACGGCACAGGAACAGGTGCTACAGCGGTAAGAAATTTAACTATAAATGCGGGAAGTAGCTTAACCGTAAGTAAAAATATTACGCTGCACGGAAGCCTGGCCAATAACGGGAATAGCTTTAGTGCCCCTGCGAATTGGGTAGATTTCAGGGGCAATGCAGCTGCAACTATAACCTCAGCAAGCCCGGTAACTATAAACGAGCTTTTCATTAACAAAACAGGTCCGGCTACAGCTGTGTCGCTTTATGCAGATATTAACGGCCTGCAAACCATACAGGTAGCGTCTGGCACGCTGGACGCCCGAAACCGCATACTAACTAAGAAGGCGTCATCAGGAACCGGCCTGACCATAGCAAATGCTGCTACCATGAAAGTGGCGGGCACAAACTCACTTCCGCTTTTAGATACCTATAGTTTACAGCCGGCCAGTACAGTTGTGTATAATGGTTCTCACCAAACTATAAAAAGCGTACAGTACGGCCATTTAGATCTGCAAAGCATAGGAACCGCTACTTTTGAGGACGGCATAGCAAAGGTTGCAGGCAACATGACCAAAGGAGCAGAAGCCAATGTTGTAACGCCTCAAACTATAGAATTTAATGGTAACGGTCCGCAGCAAATGCCCGGCATAAACTATAAAAACCTGAGTATTGCGGCTGCCGGTACCAAAACACTTATGGGAAATGCATTGATAGATGAGTCTTTGAGTTTTGACATTAACCTTACAGGAACAACTATAGTTACCGGACTGAACGAGGTAGAACTTGGGGCAAATGCAAATCTGGTAGGCGAGGCCAATGAGAGGCGTATTCTGGGGACTATTAAAACCACGCGTTCTGTTGGAGCCGGCATTAATAACTTTGGTGGTATGGGTATTACCATCGCTCAGGTAGTAGATGCAGGCATGTCTACCATGACCCGTGTAACCGGCCCTACAGCCGTGCAGGAAGGGAAAAGCATCGGGCGTTTGTTCCATTTTGAGCCATCAACAGGCAAAGGTAAATTTAATGCAGCGGTTACCGTTACCTATTTTGATGCAGAACTAAGCGCCAATACCGCCGAATATGAAGAGCAATTAGAACTGGTAGGTTCTATAGGACCTGGTTTTGGCTGGTATTCGTGGTCTTCGCCCGAACAACTGGACATGAGTACTAATACTATATCGGTTAGTGGTATTAACTCCATCAACTACATGACCATCAATAACCGGATTACTCCGCTGCCTGTAGAGTTGCTCTACTTTAAAGCCACCAAGCAGGATAATGTAGCCGTGCTGGAGTGGAAAACAGCCTCAGAAAAAAGCAACAGCGGTTTTGAAGTAGAAGTATCTGCAGACGGCTATAGTTACCAGAAGATCGGGTTTGTGCAAAGTGTGGCGGGCACATCGGCCATAGCGCAGAACTATAGTTTTACAGATAACCGAAATGGTAAAAATGGAATGCTGTACTATCGGTTGCGACAGGTAGATGAAGACGGAACCTTCAAGTTTTACGGGCCCCGCACGGTTAATTTCGGAACGGTAACCAAGACAGCTATAGTTGCTTACCCTAACCCGTTCGAGTCTGAAATAAAGCTGGCCGTTGAAGCAATTAACGCAGGCAAAGCAAAACTGACACTATACACACCCACGGGTAAGATACTGAAGCAACACGAAGAGTTATTGGCAAAAGGATCATCGGTGTTGCAGCTAAGCTTAAACCAGAACCTGCCACGCGGCCTGTACCTGCTGACTATAGAACAAAACGGAGAAGTTGAAACTCTGAAATTGATAAAAAATTAG
- a CDS encoding T9SS type A sorting domain-containing protein → MAGLSKSISGTSIVLYNLTISGTTNTSASFIVNGNFETMGTGAFTATGGTITFTNTINNAGEIKNITHSGTGKTQFFGVNIAPAAPATKITTGSSFSIMSDLSGSGLEASAGIITFNGSSSFGGVHNLYNVIISGSALTMATNATMGVAGSLTDIALKFNAGSNVPNTVIYNGGAQSVTNTTYYNLQLSSNAGAVSKTAAGALTILGDISVNTNVTFAAGDDYTHNLYGNWKNSGTLSAGNGAFNFTGSANTSLTGATTFNIIRINKVGTSNFITLANNINTKDLYLTTGFMKTGANEVIVSGERYGNGWVEGTITKVKPGGFAATTEHLFNGPYVSINFGTISTPVTQVSVTTIPTVVTFSGATPVNRLYRVQTNGAYTKAKLRLQYEDSELNGNTEKSDEDGLKLSYSDSYPVGVNWSPADKKLNDYQANWVEDNGVTTANTEGYTNLNKYWALSDKPNRFVWIGKVNTKWEDKGNWYKLQVDGVTKEDPSSGPTSSDIVELGTEAHTYEPTIGSEVFVKGLQFKPDHNIILTISSTLSNGFIGTPALIVKGNIAAIGTSAQTHTINTGDQLLEVRSNLQLDNDLHKININKNAGEIIVAGALYQNSASLNLGSGNMRLKGDFIKTLGTFATIGTVTYEGSNTQIVADLDYHNLTIDKTGGVAQYALGENKTIVGNLFIKNGNLLMQSSNSTIRKITVNGNVTIGNSIVTEGVTTTTNGILNSANIDIDLKGNWNKIAGTFVPGTGTVTLAGVNTQSVSTSEFNNLIVSNNTNVNGAIVVNGDVTVQQGKLSLGDRALTRSTVGGTFSLAAGASLDLKGADNFPANFNTNLLDTASTVSYSGTIAQQVKSLTYGKLDFTGGGDALPKTLQGATIVKGKLTIDESAKLDVSNQTLTLSGSFVIKGTFSPGTYTAPTPPTGTLILANTAGSTKYITGSKLTVNNMVISVGSMYALMAPFFTINGNLDITGDGNVYEFPDNPNPKERGFLKTSIPKNGYFVAANAKVDIAGDFRNSGMLFSNGTAKFLGVRKQTIQLLAPIIPHNGEAPTVEFTGTVAPVFNSTRSPEFANVTISLDNTKGEEIATSVGWAVAGIFTVMPNSTFNGGPYTHKLYSAFINKGTFKSSGLIDFSPPYPFAPAPEAHPFEFGTFESTGTLKFGGSGRILLVGTKSPQLNNLVIANTKGVTTTTLSKDYVLGIKDWTIDGNLVVESGGVLNAIPYVPGATLGTYFLIKGEIVNNGSIISMNPSVDPLAPFGIGADFTFAGADSKISGNGTTMLGNLTVDAGSKLTVGKNVYLYGSLIHKGVDFSVGENTLTFIGAYPSAISTDPVSTLELSKLIVAKDAQTTSVSLGTNIAKLLSMIVQRGTLDLKDKTVTEYPDLVVEEPIITTVAALPGATIKVGGNSTLPAADVFSLAPTSTVEYYGASQQVRSVQYGNLALNNTATATFDTGTAKIAGNLIVKGESTQSVIAPETVEFNGAGNQIVAPLAYKNLTLSTGGTKTFAAKFEAEGNKVLSISGIATKAEGVIVDADDTGVHVNYNGTIAQPVLSGNYYDLTLSNGSLKTFSGITGVANTFTVVDGTAADLTSTETTIDFNGTGEQVIPKLRYSSIWVSKGGSKTLESKADVDIAKELRLTLGTINTGGDSKFILAPTAQIIESEGNSVTGKVQTTRTLTTATEAFGGMGLEITASVAPGEITVERQTGAGAAITGGTGNQSINRNFTFTGSTTAGNSTYSKASTQQVNSTDLNAKVVFKYFDSELNGLQAEEAELRLHNLVQGVNGVADQWVKHSGVAPDTYTNTLTSTGINSLTRMTLGSTIKPLPVELLSFTATKRGNNAELKWTTATEQNNQGFEVQVSVDGKNYERLGFVESRVGSSAMKQDYSFTDARSSKNGVQYYRLKQVDFDGTSKIYGPKTVNFGDIVAASPSEAYPNPFKDKLRVNISSPERGVATIKLYTATGRLLKTEALHVEAGVNDSPLALANTAYEPGLYMLVIELNGRQQTIKLMKE, encoded by the coding sequence ATGGCTGGTCTTTCAAAATCAATTAGTGGAACAAGCATAGTATTGTATAACTTAACTATAAGCGGAACAACTAACACAAGCGCATCTTTTATAGTTAATGGTAACTTCGAAACTATGGGTACCGGAGCCTTTACTGCAACAGGCGGTACAATCACCTTTACCAACACTATAAATAATGCTGGCGAAATAAAGAATATCACCCATAGTGGAACTGGTAAAACGCAGTTCTTTGGAGTTAATATAGCACCTGCAGCCCCCGCTACAAAGATCACAACCGGCTCAAGCTTCTCAATTATGTCTGACTTAAGTGGCAGCGGACTGGAAGCGTCGGCAGGAATTATAACATTTAATGGTTCCTCCTCTTTTGGTGGCGTCCATAATCTATATAATGTTATTATCTCGGGCTCAGCGCTAACAATGGCGACAAATGCTACAATGGGGGTTGCAGGTAGTCTCACGGACATTGCTTTAAAATTTAATGCAGGCAGTAATGTTCCAAACACTGTAATTTATAATGGAGGCGCTCAGAGTGTCACTAATACTACCTATTATAATCTACAGTTATCAAGCAACGCTGGTGCAGTAAGTAAAACAGCTGCAGGGGCGCTTACTATACTGGGCGACATATCGGTAAATACTAATGTCACATTCGCAGCAGGCGATGATTACACGCATAATTTGTATGGGAACTGGAAAAATAGTGGAACTCTATCAGCAGGTAATGGGGCTTTCAACTTTACAGGCAGCGCCAATACTTCGTTAACAGGTGCTACAACCTTTAACATTATCAGAATAAATAAAGTTGGTACCTCAAACTTTATAACGCTTGCTAATAATATAAATACAAAAGACCTGTATTTAACGACAGGTTTTATGAAGACAGGGGCTAACGAAGTTATAGTTTCCGGAGAGCGATATGGTAATGGCTGGGTTGAGGGTACAATTACAAAGGTAAAACCAGGTGGCTTCGCAGCAACCACTGAGCACTTATTTAACGGCCCTTATGTATCTATAAACTTTGGCACCATTTCGACACCTGTCACACAGGTATCTGTAACAACTATACCTACAGTTGTTACTTTCTCAGGTGCAACCCCGGTAAACCGCTTATATCGTGTACAAACCAATGGTGCATACACCAAAGCTAAACTAAGGTTACAATATGAAGATTCTGAACTTAATGGTAACACTGAGAAAAGTGATGAAGATGGGCTCAAATTGTCCTATTCAGATTCTTATCCGGTGGGTGTGAACTGGTCTCCAGCCGACAAGAAACTTAATGATTACCAGGCTAACTGGGTGGAGGATAACGGTGTGACTACTGCAAACACAGAAGGTTACACGAATTTAAATAAGTACTGGGCCCTATCAGATAAGCCTAACAGATTTGTTTGGATTGGTAAAGTAAATACGAAATGGGAAGACAAAGGAAACTGGTACAAATTGCAGGTTGATGGAGTTACGAAGGAAGACCCTTCTTCTGGGCCAACTTCTTCTGATATCGTAGAACTCGGAACAGAAGCTCATACCTATGAGCCAACTATCGGTTCAGAAGTATTTGTTAAGGGTCTTCAGTTCAAACCGGATCATAATATTATACTGACTATTAGCTCTACTTTGTCAAATGGTTTTATTGGTACTCCTGCGCTGATTGTAAAAGGTAACATTGCTGCTATAGGTACAAGTGCCCAGACACATACTATAAATACAGGAGATCAATTATTAGAAGTAAGAAGTAACCTTCAGCTCGATAATGACCTGCACAAAATCAATATAAATAAAAATGCAGGCGAGATAATCGTTGCAGGGGCACTATACCAGAACTCGGCAAGCTTAAATTTAGGTAGTGGTAATATGCGTCTTAAAGGTGATTTCATTAAGACATTAGGGACTTTCGCGACTATAGGTACAGTAACATACGAGGGCAGCAATACGCAGATAGTAGCGGATTTGGATTATCATAACTTAACAATAGACAAAACCGGAGGTGTTGCTCAATATGCACTGGGCGAGAACAAGACTATAGTGGGAAACCTGTTTATTAAGAACGGGAACCTTTTAATGCAGTCATCTAACAGTACCATAAGAAAAATTACTGTTAACGGAAATGTGACCATCGGGAATAGCATAGTAACCGAAGGTGTAACAACTACTACAAATGGTATACTTAATAGCGCAAACATCGATATTGATTTAAAAGGAAACTGGAATAAAATAGCTGGTACGTTTGTGCCAGGAACGGGTACGGTTACTCTTGCGGGAGTAAATACGCAGTCTGTTTCAACATCAGAGTTTAATAATCTTATTGTTTCAAATAACACGAATGTAAATGGTGCCATTGTCGTGAATGGTGACGTTACGGTGCAGCAGGGCAAGCTAAGTCTGGGAGACAGAGCTCTGACTAGGAGTACCGTAGGTGGTACATTTTCGCTTGCAGCAGGTGCTTCCTTAGATTTAAAGGGAGCGGATAACTTTCCGGCCAATTTTAATACGAACTTGCTTGATACGGCGAGTACTGTGAGTTATTCAGGGACAATAGCGCAACAGGTGAAATCCTTAACGTATGGTAAATTAGATTTTACAGGGGGAGGCGATGCTCTGCCGAAGACCTTACAGGGAGCAACTATAGTAAAAGGTAAGCTTACGATTGATGAAAGCGCCAAGCTGGATGTGAGCAATCAAACACTTACACTTTCCGGTAGCTTTGTCATTAAGGGTACATTTTCTCCGGGAACATATACCGCTCCAACTCCGCCTACCGGTACGTTGATCTTAGCAAATACAGCTGGCAGCACTAAGTATATTACCGGTAGCAAGCTGACTGTTAATAACATGGTTATCAGTGTGGGGTCTATGTATGCATTAATGGCTCCATTCTTCACAATCAATGGAAATTTAGATATTACGGGTGATGGTAATGTGTATGAATTTCCGGATAACCCTAATCCAAAAGAGAGAGGCTTTTTAAAAACATCAATACCTAAAAACGGATACTTTGTGGCTGCTAATGCAAAGGTTGACATTGCCGGGGACTTTAGAAACTCAGGTATGTTATTCAGTAATGGAACAGCAAAGTTTTTAGGGGTTCGTAAGCAAACCATACAATTACTGGCACCGATTATCCCGCACAACGGGGAGGCCCCTACGGTTGAGTTTACAGGTACGGTGGCACCGGTATTTAACTCAACACGCTCACCTGAGTTTGCGAACGTGACTATAAGCCTGGATAACACTAAAGGAGAAGAAATTGCTACAAGCGTGGGGTGGGCAGTTGCAGGTATTTTTACTGTTATGCCAAACTCAACTTTCAATGGCGGTCCCTATACGCATAAACTATATTCAGCCTTTATAAACAAGGGTACTTTCAAGAGTTCAGGTCTGATAGATTTTTCGCCCCCTTACCCTTTTGCTCCTGCCCCAGAAGCACATCCGTTCGAGTTTGGCACTTTTGAAAGTACTGGTACATTAAAGTTCGGAGGTTCAGGTCGGATACTATTAGTTGGTACTAAATCGCCTCAGCTTAATAATTTAGTTATTGCTAATACAAAGGGGGTTACAACCACAACTTTAAGTAAAGACTATGTACTTGGTATAAAAGACTGGACCATAGACGGAAACCTAGTTGTTGAAAGTGGTGGTGTGCTTAATGCTATACCTTATGTTCCAGGGGCAACCTTGGGAACATACTTTTTAATAAAAGGCGAAATAGTTAACAACGGCAGTATAATAAGTATGAACCCTAGTGTTGATCCATTGGCTCCATTTGGTATTGGTGCTGATTTTACTTTTGCTGGTGCTGACTCTAAAATCTCAGGTAACGGAACGACTATGTTAGGTAACTTAACAGTAGATGCGGGCTCTAAATTGACAGTTGGTAAGAACGTGTACTTGTATGGCAGCTTAATCCATAAAGGAGTAGACTTTAGTGTTGGTGAAAACACATTAACCTTTATAGGTGCATATCCTTCTGCAATCTCTACAGATCCTGTCTCTACTTTGGAGCTATCTAAATTAATAGTTGCGAAAGACGCCCAAACTACTTCCGTCTCATTAGGTACAAACATAGCTAAGCTTTTAAGTATGATAGTGCAGAGAGGCACATTAGACTTAAAGGACAAAACTGTAACAGAATATCCGGATCTTGTAGTTGAAGAGCCAATAATTACAACAGTTGCTGCATTGCCGGGCGCCACTATAAAAGTTGGTGGTAACAGCACATTGCCTGCTGCAGATGTGTTCAGTCTTGCGCCGACAAGTACAGTAGAATATTATGGAGCAAGCCAGCAGGTAAGAAGTGTGCAGTACGGTAACCTGGCACTAAATAATACCGCTACAGCTACCTTCGACACCGGAACTGCTAAAATTGCTGGTAACTTAATTGTAAAGGGAGAGTCAACTCAATCAGTAATAGCTCCTGAAACAGTAGAGTTTAATGGTGCAGGCAATCAGATAGTTGCGCCACTTGCCTATAAAAACTTGACGTTGAGTACTGGAGGAACTAAGACATTTGCTGCTAAATTCGAGGCAGAAGGGAACAAGGTTTTAAGTATTTCAGGAATTGCGACTAAAGCCGAAGGAGTTATAGTTGATGCTGACGATACAGGTGTACACGTTAATTACAATGGGACAATAGCACAACCTGTTCTATCAGGCAACTACTACGACCTAACGCTAAGTAATGGAAGCCTGAAAACTTTCTCTGGCATAACAGGCGTGGCAAATACATTTACAGTAGTAGATGGTACAGCTGCAGACTTAACATCAACAGAAACTACGATAGACTTTAATGGTACAGGCGAGCAGGTTATACCTAAACTTAGATACAGCAGCATTTGGGTATCAAAAGGTGGTTCTAAGACCTTAGAAAGTAAAGCAGATGTTGATATAGCGAAAGAACTTAGACTTACACTAGGTACGATAAATACAGGTGGCGATAGCAAGTTCATTTTAGCTCCTACTGCCCAAATAATAGAAAGCGAAGGCAACTCTGTAACAGGTAAGGTACAAACAACCCGCACACTGACTACAGCCACCGAAGCATTCGGCGGAATGGGATTAGAGATTACCGCATCTGTTGCGCCAGGTGAGATAACAGTAGAACGGCAAACAGGCGCAGGAGCAGCAATAACAGGTGGTACAGGTAATCAAAGCATAAACCGAAACTTTACCTTTACAGGCTCTACTACTGCAGGCAACAGCACCTACTCGAAGGCAAGTACGCAGCAGGTAAACAGCACTGACCTGAATGCAAAAGTTGTTTTTAAATACTTTGATAGCGAATTGAACGGCCTGCAAGCTGAAGAAGCAGAACTCCGCTTACACAACCTAGTGCAAGGTGTAAATGGCGTTGCAGATCAATGGGTAAAACATTCAGGAGTTGCTCCTGATACATACACTAACACCTTAACTTCTACAGGTATAAATAGCCTGACACGAATGACCTTAGGAAGTACAATTAAGCCTCTCCCGGTAGAGTTGCTGTCTTTCACAGCTACCAAAAGAGGAAACAATGCTGAGTTGAAATGGACAACGGCGACCGAGCAAAACAACCAGGGATTTGAAGTGCAGGTATCTGTAGATGGGAAAAATTACGAGAGGCTCGGGTTTGTAGAAAGCAGAGTAGGATCATCGGCTATGAAGCAGGACTATAGTTTTACGGATGCGCGTAGCAGTAAAAACGGAGTGCAGTATTATCGCCTGAAGCAGGTCGATTTCGATGGCACGTCTAAAATATATGGTCCTAAGACTGTAAACTTTGGAGACATAGTGGCTGCTAGTCCTTCTGAAGCGTATCCAAATCCATTTAAGGATAAGTTACGTGTAAACATAAGCTCCCCAGAGCGCGGGGTTGCAACTATAAAGCTGTACACTGCTACTGGTCGTTTACTTAAAACAGAGGCATTGCATGTTGAGGCCGGAGTTAATGATAGCCCACTAGCATTAGCAAATACTGCATATGAACCAGGCTTATACATGCTGGTAATAGAATTGAACGGGAGGCAGCAAACTATAAAACTGATGAAAGAGTAA
- a CDS encoding GNAT family N-acetyltransferase — MEVVKYSANYKDAWDAFVATSKNGTFLLQRDYMEYHADRFEDHSLLFYRKGKLVALLPANVAGTEVQSHGGLSYGGIVSGAGMKAQLMLDVFDAMMLYYKQQGFETINYKTVPHIYHRHPAEEDLYAIFRNDALLYRRDLNTVISLRDRLPYNTLRKRKLNQASQQRIQFGLSQNFEEFITIQNELLQQKYNTSPAHTVSDIRLLASRFPDNIKLYAATQADKMLAAILIYETALVAHCQYIASTPEGRIAGALDALTNYLISQVYTSKDYFSFGVSTEQQGTYLNQNLILNKESYGGRAIAHDFYKLVLK, encoded by the coding sequence GTGGAAGTTGTAAAGTATAGCGCCAACTATAAAGATGCCTGGGATGCTTTTGTGGCAACTTCTAAAAACGGCACTTTTTTGTTGCAGCGCGACTATATGGAATATCACGCTGACAGGTTCGAAGATCATTCGCTTTTGTTTTATAGGAAAGGGAAACTGGTGGCACTTCTGCCGGCAAATGTAGCTGGTACAGAAGTGCAGTCGCATGGCGGGCTGAGTTATGGTGGTATAGTTAGCGGTGCAGGTATGAAAGCACAACTGATGCTGGATGTTTTTGATGCGATGATGCTATACTATAAACAGCAAGGCTTTGAAACTATAAACTATAAAACTGTACCGCACATTTACCACCGACACCCAGCCGAAGAGGATTTGTATGCCATTTTCAGAAATGACGCTCTGCTTTACCGCCGGGATCTGAATACGGTTATTTCACTCCGGGACCGCCTGCCTTACAATACACTCCGCAAACGTAAATTAAACCAAGCCTCACAGCAGCGTATACAGTTTGGCCTGAGTCAGAACTTTGAGGAATTTATAACCATACAAAATGAATTACTGCAGCAGAAATATAACACCAGCCCTGCTCATACAGTCTCCGATATAAGGCTGCTTGCGTCCCGTTTTCCTGACAACATCAAATTATACGCAGCAACCCAGGCTGATAAAATGCTGGCAGCTATTCTAATATATGAGACTGCCCTAGTAGCGCATTGCCAGTACATTGCTTCAACTCCTGAAGGTCGTATTGCCGGTGCCCTCGATGCACTTACCAATTATCTTATCTCTCAGGTTTATACCTCTAAAGATTACTTCAGCTTCGGGGTTTCTACGGAGCAACAGGGTACATACCTGAATCAAAACCTTATCTTAAATAAAGAGAGCTATGGCGGCCGGGCTATTGCTCACGACTTCTATAAGCTTGTCTTAAAGTAA